In one window of Arctopsyche grandis isolate Sample6627 chromosome 6, ASM5162203v2, whole genome shotgun sequence DNA:
- the LOC143912836 gene encoding salivary peroxidase/catechol oxidase-like isoform X1, which translates to MITSLYLEMGKKAVFRVGLLICLAILGTTLAKDHNYKKCDYDHILSHRSPQLYPTGTPRPTGTPRPTGTPRPTGTPRPTGTPRPTGTPRPTGTPRPTGTPRPTGTPRPTGTPRPTGTPRPTGTPRPTGTPRPTDTPKPTPTPTKPKPNSGEDDNSDETDSKEATIVYPIKRNEKFVPPACKKPILNCDPNAVYRTFDGSCNNLIHPEWGLPNSTYSRLLPAQYGNGKRTPRRGNNRKQPLPNARKVRVEVFPTGSVNNTLWTINAMQWGQFMAHDMSLLTEPDTEFECCTPGKQYKRSKSRFCYPIKVPVKDPTMGKAGIRCLNFTRTVTDKDLGCSNKDSQAQQINAVTSWLDLSNVYGLSKEMSDSLRTFKNGQLATEVRNGVIYAPREMNLKDNCRCNRGNENVCYKTGDSRSNQNPQLAILQIIFVREHNRLAKELAKINPNWNDEKLFQEARRILIAAYQRISYYEWLTIFLGTANMLDKNMILDDSDKNVGFVNDYNSALNPAVTNEHAHSAYRFFHTHISGMIDMLDMNRNADSSFSLSTWFNRPQVLESSKAIQQLTLGMVTQNLEETDNFYVKEINDELFACGKPFGIDLRAADIQRDRDHALSYYNDYRKFCGFSEAQSFDDYGDVIPRDKIDALKKLYKNYKDIDTTVGGALETLAAGAQVGRTFLCILMEQFLRTKQSDRFWFENSSSGLTAKQLAEIRKATVSRMFCDNGDGITDIQRIGFTLIFNGFNEVQPCSQIPSIDLTAWKE; encoded by the exons ATGATCACTAGTCTTTATCTAGAGATGGGTAAAAAAGCAGTGTTTAGAGTTGGGCTCTTGATATGCCTGGCAATCCTTGGAACTACTTTGGCCAAGGACCATAACTACAAAAAATGTGACTATGATCACATATTGAGTCATCGAAGTCCACAGTTATATCCGACAGGGACACCTAGACCAACAGGTACTCCGAGACCAACAGGTACTCCGAGACCAACAGGTACTCCGAGACCAACAGGTACTCCGAGACCAACAGGTACTCCGAGACCAACAGGTACTCCGAGACCAACAGGTACTCCGAGACCAACAGGTACTCCGAGACCAACAGGTACTCCGAGACCAACAGGTACTCCGAGACCAACAGGTACTCCGAGACCAACAGGTACTCCGAGACCAACAGATACTCCGAAACCGACACCTACTCCGACTAAACCAAAACCAAATTCTGGTGAAGACGATAACTCTGATGAAACCGATTCCAAAGAAGCAACGATAGTATACCCCATCAAAAG gaACGAAAAGTTTGTGCCTCCAGCTTGTAAAAAACCAATACTTAATTGCGATCCCAACGCTGTGTACAGAACTTTTGACGGCTCCTGTAATAATCTAATTCATCCCGAATGGGGTCTACCAAATTCAACATATAGCAGATTGCTACCTGCTCAATATGGAAATG GTAAAAGAACACCCAGACGAGGCAACAATAGAAAACAGCCTCTGCCCAACGCGAGAAAAGTTCGAGTTGAAGTTTTCCCAACAGGATCTGTGAACAACACACTATGGACGATCAACGCTATGCAATGGGGACAGTTCATGGCTCATGACATGTCTCTATTGACAGAACCGGACACTG AATTCGAATGCTGTACCCCAGGCAAACAATACAAAAGGAGCAAGAGTCGTTTCTGTTATCCGATCAAAGTGCCTGTCAAAGATCCCACGATGGGAAAAGCCGGAATTAGATGCTTGAACTTCACAAGAACTGTCACCGATAAGGACTTGGGCTGTTCGAATAAAGATTCTCAAGCACagcag ATCAACGCAGTGACGTCATGGTTGGATCTTTCAAACGTTTACGGATTGAGCAAAGAAATGTCAGATAGTTTAAGAACTTTCAAAAACGGCCAGCTAGCAACAGAAGTGAGAAACGGTGTTATCTACGCTCCCAGAGAAATGAATTTGAAGGACAATTGCCGTTGCAACAGAGGAAATGAAAACGTCTGTTACAAAACGG GTGATTCCAGATCAAACCAAAATCCACAGCTGGCAATTTTGCAAATAATATTCGTGAGGGAGCACAATCGATTAGCGAAAGAGTTGGCCAAAATAAACCCGAATTGGAACGACGAAAAATTGTTCCAGGAAGCTCGTCGAATTCTAATAGCTGCCTATCAACGCATCAGCTACTACGAATGGTTAACCATATtcttag GTACGGCAAATATGCTGGACAAAAACATGATATTAGATGATAGTGATAAAAATGTAGGATTTGTCAACGATTACAATAGCGCTTTGAATCCAGCAGTAACCAACGAACATGCACACAGCGCTTACAGATTCTTCCACACTCACATTTCAGGAATGATCGA TATGCTCGACATGAATAGAAACGCCGATTCGTCTTTCTCCTTGAGCACGTGGTTCAATAGACCTCAAGTACTTGAAAGCTCTAAAGCGATACAGCAACTAACTCTTGGAATGGTCACCCAAAATCTGGAAGAGACTGATAACTTTTATGTTAAAGAG ATCAACGATGAGCTGTTCGCTTGTGGAAAACCATTCGGAATTGATTTGCGAGCTGCAGACATTCAAAGAGACAGAGATCACGCTTTGTCCTATTACAACGATTACAGAAAATTCTGCGGTTTTTCAGAAGCCCAAAGTTTCGACGACTATGGCGATGTCATTCCACGTGat AAAATAGATGCTTTGAAGAAACTATACAAGAATTATAAAGATATTGACACGACTGTGGGTGGCGCATTGGAAACTCTGGCAGCAGGTGCTCAAGTAGGACGAACTTTCCTCTGTATTTTGATGGAGCAGTTCTTGAGAACGAAACAATCCGACAGGTTTTGGTTTGAAAACAGCTCTTCAGGCCTCACTGCCA AACAACTCGCTGAAATCAGAAAGGCGACCGTCAGCAGAATGTTTTGCGATAACGGTGATGGAATAACGGATATTCAACGAATTGGATTCACTCTAATTTTCAATGGCTT cAACGAAGTGCAACCGTGCAGCCAAATTCCGTCAATAGATTTGACCGCCTGGAAAGAATAA
- the LOC143912836 gene encoding salivary peroxidase/catechol oxidase-like isoform X2: MITSLYLEMGKKAVFRVGLLICLAILGTTLAKDHNYKKCDYDHILSHRSPQLYPTGTPRPTGTPRPTGTPRPTGTPRPTGTPRPTGTPRPTGTPRPTGTPRPTGTPRPTGTPRPTGTPRPTDTPKPTPTPTKPKPNSGEDDNSDETDSKEATIVYPIKRNEKFVPPACKKPILNCDPNAVYRTFDGSCNNLIHPEWGLPNSTYSRLLPAQYGNGKRTPRRGNNRKQPLPNARKVRVEVFPTGSVNNTLWTINAMQWGQFMAHDMSLLTEPDTEFECCTPGKQYKRSKSRFCYPIKVPVKDPTMGKAGIRCLNFTRTVTDKDLGCSNKDSQAQQINAVTSWLDLSNVYGLSKEMSDSLRTFKNGQLATEVRNGVIYAPREMNLKDNCRCNRGNENVCYKTGDSRSNQNPQLAILQIIFVREHNRLAKELAKINPNWNDEKLFQEARRILIAAYQRISYYEWLTIFLGTANMLDKNMILDDSDKNVGFVNDYNSALNPAVTNEHAHSAYRFFHTHISGMIDMLDMNRNADSSFSLSTWFNRPQVLESSKAIQQLTLGMVTQNLEETDNFYVKEINDELFACGKPFGIDLRAADIQRDRDHALSYYNDYRKFCGFSEAQSFDDYGDVIPRDKIDALKKLYKNYKDIDTTVGGALETLAAGAQVGRTFLCILMEQFLRTKQSDRFWFENSSSGLTAKQLAEIRKATVSRMFCDNGDGITDIQRIGFTLIFNGFNEVQPCSQIPSIDLTAWKE; the protein is encoded by the exons ATGATCACTAGTCTTTATCTAGAGATGGGTAAAAAAGCAGTGTTTAGAGTTGGGCTCTTGATATGCCTGGCAATCCTTGGAACTACTTTGGCCAAGGACCATAACTACAAAAAATGTGACTATGATCACATATTGAGTCATCGAAGTCCACAGTTATATCCGACAGGGACACCTAGACCAACAGGTACTCCGAGACCAACAGGTACTCCGAGACCAACAGGTACTCCGAGACCAACAGGTACTCCGAGACCAACAGGTACTCCGAGACCAACAGGTACTCCGAGACCAACAGGTACTCCGAGACCAACAGGTACTCCGAGACCAACAGGTACTCCGAGACCAACAGGTACTCCGAGACCAACAG ATACTCCGAAACCGACACCTACTCCGACTAAACCAAAACCAAATTCTGGTGAAGACGATAACTCTGATGAAACCGATTCCAAAGAAGCAACGATAGTATACCCCATCAAAAG gaACGAAAAGTTTGTGCCTCCAGCTTGTAAAAAACCAATACTTAATTGCGATCCCAACGCTGTGTACAGAACTTTTGACGGCTCCTGTAATAATCTAATTCATCCCGAATGGGGTCTACCAAATTCAACATATAGCAGATTGCTACCTGCTCAATATGGAAATG GTAAAAGAACACCCAGACGAGGCAACAATAGAAAACAGCCTCTGCCCAACGCGAGAAAAGTTCGAGTTGAAGTTTTCCCAACAGGATCTGTGAACAACACACTATGGACGATCAACGCTATGCAATGGGGACAGTTCATGGCTCATGACATGTCTCTATTGACAGAACCGGACACTG AATTCGAATGCTGTACCCCAGGCAAACAATACAAAAGGAGCAAGAGTCGTTTCTGTTATCCGATCAAAGTGCCTGTCAAAGATCCCACGATGGGAAAAGCCGGAATTAGATGCTTGAACTTCACAAGAACTGTCACCGATAAGGACTTGGGCTGTTCGAATAAAGATTCTCAAGCACagcag ATCAACGCAGTGACGTCATGGTTGGATCTTTCAAACGTTTACGGATTGAGCAAAGAAATGTCAGATAGTTTAAGAACTTTCAAAAACGGCCAGCTAGCAACAGAAGTGAGAAACGGTGTTATCTACGCTCCCAGAGAAATGAATTTGAAGGACAATTGCCGTTGCAACAGAGGAAATGAAAACGTCTGTTACAAAACGG GTGATTCCAGATCAAACCAAAATCCACAGCTGGCAATTTTGCAAATAATATTCGTGAGGGAGCACAATCGATTAGCGAAAGAGTTGGCCAAAATAAACCCGAATTGGAACGACGAAAAATTGTTCCAGGAAGCTCGTCGAATTCTAATAGCTGCCTATCAACGCATCAGCTACTACGAATGGTTAACCATATtcttag GTACGGCAAATATGCTGGACAAAAACATGATATTAGATGATAGTGATAAAAATGTAGGATTTGTCAACGATTACAATAGCGCTTTGAATCCAGCAGTAACCAACGAACATGCACACAGCGCTTACAGATTCTTCCACACTCACATTTCAGGAATGATCGA TATGCTCGACATGAATAGAAACGCCGATTCGTCTTTCTCCTTGAGCACGTGGTTCAATAGACCTCAAGTACTTGAAAGCTCTAAAGCGATACAGCAACTAACTCTTGGAATGGTCACCCAAAATCTGGAAGAGACTGATAACTTTTATGTTAAAGAG ATCAACGATGAGCTGTTCGCTTGTGGAAAACCATTCGGAATTGATTTGCGAGCTGCAGACATTCAAAGAGACAGAGATCACGCTTTGTCCTATTACAACGATTACAGAAAATTCTGCGGTTTTTCAGAAGCCCAAAGTTTCGACGACTATGGCGATGTCATTCCACGTGat AAAATAGATGCTTTGAAGAAACTATACAAGAATTATAAAGATATTGACACGACTGTGGGTGGCGCATTGGAAACTCTGGCAGCAGGTGCTCAAGTAGGACGAACTTTCCTCTGTATTTTGATGGAGCAGTTCTTGAGAACGAAACAATCCGACAGGTTTTGGTTTGAAAACAGCTCTTCAGGCCTCACTGCCA AACAACTCGCTGAAATCAGAAAGGCGACCGTCAGCAGAATGTTTTGCGATAACGGTGATGGAATAACGGATATTCAACGAATTGGATTCACTCTAATTTTCAATGGCTT cAACGAAGTGCAACCGTGCAGCCAAATTCCGTCAATAGATTTGACCGCCTGGAAAGAATAA